Within Ralstonia pickettii DTP0602, the genomic segment GCGACAGACACCGCGGCAAAGTCGCGCGTTGCAAGCAGCTCACGGCCCGCGCCCAGCAAGGCCTGTTCGGTCTCGCGCGCACGGCGCTGGCGCGGCGGCTGCAGGATCGAAGGCGTATCGATACGGGGGAAGGAGGCGGAGGCCGAGAGGCCGGAGGGGGTTGTTGACATAGGGTTTTTCCGTATTCGAATTCGGATTCGATTTTGAAAAATACCGGTGCCCGCTGCGACGCGTCAAGGCTTTTGTCGGGTGGTAGCCCGCCCCGCGTGGGGGGCTGCACGGTGGCGCTTGGCAGGGCGGGCCTTCGGCGCCGCGTCAGCGCCATCACAGGGAAGCCGTCTCAGAGCGCGCCGAACACCGTGCCGAGTCCGTAGGTAAAGGACGCCGCCATGCCGCCGATCAGGATCTGCCGCGCGGCCGAGAACCACCCGGGGCGCCCGTTGAACGAGGACGTGCCCCAGCCCACCAGGCCGAGCCCGGCCAGGCAGGCAACGATGCTGCCGAGCTGGGCCGACGGCCCGTCGGTCACCATGAATGGCAGCAATGGCACCAGCGCACCGCTGCTGTACAGCACGAAAGAGATCACCGCCGCCTGCACGGGATTGCCGCCGCGTTCCTGCGGGTTGATACCCAGCACGTCGCGCGCAAACGTGTCGAGCGCCGCCTGCGGGTTGCGCATAATCTCGTCGGCGGCGCGCACGGCATCGGCCGGCAGTACACCCTTGGCCGTGATCACCGCCACCAGTCGCTGCCGCGCCTTGCCCGCATCGTGCGCGATCTCGTACGCCATATCGCGCAGCCGCTTGCTGTTCATCTCGCGGCTGTTGGTGACCGACAGCCATTCGCCCAGCGCCATCGAGCACGCCCCCGCCGTGAGGCCGGCCAACCCGGCGAGGATGACCGCCTCGCGCGTGGCGGCGGCGCCTTCGAGCCCCATCACCAGGCAGAAGCTGGACACCAGTCCGTCATTGACGCCGAGCACCGCGGCGCGCAGCGCATTGCCGGAGGGGCGATGGATCAGGCGCCGCACGCGGGCGCCAAAGCTGGTTGGAGTCGGGGCGCTGGTCAGGGGCATGGTCAGTGGGGGTAAGGGCGGCGTGCTTGTCGATGGGGCGAGCGGCGGCAGCGTGCAAAGTCAGCCGAAGCGCGGGCCCAGGTCATCCCGCATCCATTCGATAAAGGCCCGCGTGCGCGCGGGCAGCAGCCGCGCATGCGGATAGATCAGCGACAGCGGCCACGCCGGCTGCTCGAAGGCTTCCAGCACGATGCGCAGCTTGCGCGCCTGCACCAGCTCGGCCACCTGGTACGACAGGAAGTTGCCGAAGCCCGCGCCTTCGGCACACGCCGCCACGGCGGGCGCGGTCTGGTTGAATTCGAGGTTGCCCGACACCTGCACGTGGAACGGGCGGCCGTCTTCCTGGAAGGTCCACCAGTCCGCGGCATTGCCGGTAAAGCGCACGCAATTGGCGTCGGCCAGTTTCTCCGGGCGGCGCGGCACGCCGTGCTTGCGCAGGTAGGCGGGCGTGGCCACCACCACGCGCCGGATGCGGCCGACGCTCTGCGCCACCAGCGTGGAATCCGCCAGCGGGCCGATGCGCACACCCACGTCCAGGTCTTCTTCGAGCAGGTTCACCACGCGGTCGGTGAATTCCATGCGGCAGCGCACGCGCGGATAGCGCTGCACGAAGCGTGTGACCGCCGGCGCCACGTACATCTGCCCGAACAGCACCGGCGCGGTTAGCGTGAGCTGGCCGCTGGGTTCCACATGGCTGGCGCTCAGGCCTGCCTCCACCTCGTCAATGGTGGCCAGGATGCGCCGGCAGCTGTCCAGGTAGCTGCGCCCCTCGCTGGTCAGCGACAGGCGCCGCGTGGTGCGGTTGAGCAGGCGCACCTGCAACTCCGACTCCAGCGCGGCCAGCGTGCGCACCACGGCTGGCAGCGAGGTATGCAGCGTCGCGGCGGCGGCGGTCAGGCTGCCCTCGTCGACGATCCGCACAAAGGTCTGCATCGCGCGTAGCTTGTCCATGGCGCCACATTACTCCGATTTGTGGAGTAGTCAAATATCAAACGCCCCCTTTATTGCAAGGTGGCCGGCGCCCAGAATCCCCATATACCAACCGTCGAACCCAGACTGTCGAGGAGATGCCATGCAAGCCACCAACCGCCCCGCCGCGCCGGCCACCCCGCTGGTGCTGTACCGCTCGCCGCTGTCCGGCCACGCCC encodes:
- a CDS encoding LysR family transcriptional regulator → MDKLRAMQTFVRIVDEGSLTAAAATLHTSLPAVVRTLAALESELQVRLLNRTTRRLSLTSEGRSYLDSCRRILATIDEVEAGLSASHVEPSGQLTLTAPVLFGQMYVAPAVTRFVQRYPRVRCRMEFTDRVVNLLEEDLDVGVRIGPLADSTLVAQSVGRIRRVVVATPAYLRKHGVPRRPEKLADANCVRFTGNAADWWTFQEDGRPFHVQVSGNLEFNQTAPAVAACAEGAGFGNFLSYQVAELVQARKLRIVLEAFEQPAWPLSLIYPHARLLPARTRAFIEWMRDDLGPRFG